The genome window GAGGGCGAGAATTTCCCGATCTTCCGCTTTCATCTGCTGCAGGGCTTCGAGCGTACGTCGGAATTCGCTGTGTACCGTTGCATCCATCTCAGGATCGTTTCGTTCATCGATCAGCAACTCGGTCAGCGACGTGTCGGGTTTCCTTTTCCGGAAGGCATCGATCATCAGGTTCCGGGCAATTCGATAGAGCAGGGCAGGTTCGATTCGATCGACGCCATATCGGGATGCATAGCGCAGAAATGCGTCCTGGGTCAAATCCGCAGCGAGATCGGCATTGGCGCACAGCCGAAGCAGGTATCCATAGAGCCGGTCCCGGCTGGTGCGGTAATAGGTTTCAAGATCGGTCATGTGATTGAGGGGTTCGGGATTTCACTGGCGGCCTCAAAAATGGATCAAAGGGCTCGGATTTGCCGCTGCTTCGCAAAAGCAGCCACTCTCCCCATGCTCGGGTCTGGAACCAGCTTGAAATCGGGGTTGGGGAGACGCGTTGCGAGATGGCCATCTGATACGATAACGAAAAGGGGCTGGTTTTGTTACACGAAGAACGAATCCGCAATTGCCCAGGCAGAAATCCGGTTAAATGGGATGGGCGT of Desulfatirhabdium butyrativorans DSM 18734 contains these proteins:
- a CDS encoding RNA polymerase sigma factor, whose translation is MTDLETYYRTSRDRLYGYLLRLCANADLAADLTQDAFLRYASRYGVDRIEPALLYRIARNLMIDAFRKRKPDTSLTELLIDERNDPEMDATVHSEFRRTLEALQQMKAEDREILALVSGDDELGYGDIARILGISEGNVRIRVHRARMRLREALK